From a region of the Lactuca sativa cultivar Salinas chromosome 4, Lsat_Salinas_v11, whole genome shotgun sequence genome:
- the LOC111921555 gene encoding protein TAB2 homolog, chloroplastic yields the protein MTSLSIRMASLAINTRRIIPSLSPKPITIPSSFFTKSPTDLSKILTLPPNSVSESSVSLPVGALDDDDDEDDDPTAELSYLDPETDPESITEWELDFCSRPILDIRGKKIWELVACDSSLSLQYTKYFPNNVINSITLKDAIVSICDELDVPLPDRIRFFRSQMQTIITKACKELGIKPIPSKRCLSLLLWLEERYETVYTRHPGFQKGSKPLLALDNPFPMDLPDSLYGEKWAFVQLPFSDVKKELETLEKSFNFGATLDLDLLGIEIDDETLIPGLAVASSRARPLAAWMNGLEVCSIEADLARGDLVLAVGISTRYVYASYKRSPETTGEAEAWEAAKKTSGGLHFLAIQDNLDSDDCVGFWLLLDLPPSPV from the exons ATGACTAGTCTCAGTATCAGGATGGCTAGTCTCGCCATTAACACCAGAAGAATCATACCTTCCCTCTCACCCAAACCCATCACAATCCCATCTTCTTTTTTCACAAAATCACCAACAGACCTCTCCAAAATCCTCACACTTCCACCCAATTCGGTTTCCGAAAGCTCGGTTTCATTACCCGTGGGAGCCCTTGACGACGATGACGACGAAGATGATGATCCAACTGCAGAATTGAGTTATCTTGACCCCGAAACTGATCCAGAGAGCATTACTGAATGGGAATTGGATTTTTGCTCCAGACCTATTCTCGATATCAGAGGGAAGAAGATTTGGGAGCTTGTTGCTTGTGATAGCTCTTTGTCCCTTCAGTATACCAAATACTTTCCTAATAATGTTATTAACAGTATCACTTTGAAGGATGCAATTGTGTCCATTTGTGATGAATTGGATGTGCCTTTGCCAGATAGAATCAGATTCTTCAG GTCACAAATGCAGACAATCATTACTAAAGCCTGCAAAGAGCTTGGTATAAAGCCAATTCCTAGCAAACGG tGTTTGTCTCTCCTTCTTTGGCTTGAAGAACGCTATGAAACTGTATATACTCGACACCCGGGTTTCCAGAAAGGATCAAAGCCACTCCTTGCACTTGATAACCCTTTTCCTATGGATCTTCCTGATAGCTTGTATGGAGAAAAATGGGCATTTGTCCAGTTACCTTTTTCag ATGTTAAGAAGGAGCTGGAAACACTAGAAAAATCATTTAACTTTGGTGCAACTCTTGATTTGGATCTTTTGGGGATAGAAATAGATGACGAGACATTAATTCCTGGCCTTGCAGTGGCATCTTCACGTGCTAGACCATTAGCAG CTTGGATGAATGGGTTAGAAGTGTGTTCAATCGAAGCAGACTTGGCTCGTGGTGATTTGGTTCTAGCGGTTGGGATTTCAACACGTTATGTTTATGCCTCGTATAAGAGATCACCCGAGACTACAGGTGAAGCTGAAGCTTGGGAAGCCGCAAAGAAGACAAGTGGAGGCTTACATTTCCTAGCAATTCAAGATAATTTGGATTCCGATGATTGTGTAGGATTTTGGCTGTTATTGGATTTGCCACCATCACCCGTGTGA